The following proteins come from a genomic window of Gemmatimonadaceae bacterium:
- a CDS encoding DUF4129 domain-containing protein, protein MPMFLLALLQAPVAPAAVRDTIARIVQERGYQRSLTSTLFSRLWSWFWDLVGRLFREATASRGTYIIALSLLALLVAAAVARAVITARARRLAAGRDSPPATAGEILAQARALAVQGAFAEAAHRLHAAVVTQLADGRHVRLHPSKTVGDYWRELRAGGDPLAAAYLAYSRTYEIVVYGDGRCDAARYARLEQLAEPMLPLVAAPRSTVRAA, encoded by the coding sequence GTGCCCATGTTCCTGCTGGCGCTGCTGCAGGCCCCGGTCGCACCGGCGGCGGTGCGCGACACGATCGCGCGCATCGTGCAGGAGCGCGGCTACCAGCGCAGCCTCACGTCCACGCTCTTCTCGCGGCTCTGGAGCTGGTTCTGGGACCTGGTCGGCCGGCTGTTTCGCGAGGCCACGGCGAGCCGGGGCACCTACATCATCGCCCTCAGCCTGCTTGCGCTGCTGGTCGCGGCCGCGGTGGCGCGGGCCGTGATCACCGCGCGGGCCCGCCGGCTCGCGGCGGGGCGGGATTCGCCGCCGGCAACGGCGGGGGAGATCCTCGCCCAGGCGCGCGCGCTCGCCGTGCAGGGGGCGTTCGCCGAGGCCGCACACCGCCTCCATGCGGCCGTCGTGACCCAGCTCGCCGACGGGCGCCATGTGCGCCTGCATCCCTCGAAGACGGTGGGGGACTACTGGCGTGAGCTGCGCGCCGGCGGTGACCCGCTCGCCGCCGCCTACCTGGCGTACTCGCGCACCTACGAGATCGTCGTCTACGGCGACGGGCGCTGCGACGCCGCACGCTATGCGCGCCTGGAGCAGCTGGCCGAGCCCATGCTGCCCCTCGTGGCCGCCCCGCGCAGCACGGTGCGCGCGGCGTGA